The following proteins are encoded in a genomic region of Synergistaceae bacterium:
- a CDS encoding ABC transporter permease, translated as MLRYFLKRLLSLIPVLIGVAFLIFTMMYFTPGDPATVVLGDQASAEQLAQWRAARDLDKPFPEQFGKYMYRLVFRGDFGVSYKTGRNVTVSLLERFPTTFLLAIATCATAMLLGVLLGILAANRQSTWVDSVLRIFGMAGVSMPIFWLGLLLILWFAVDLKWFPVSGWYGPKYIVLPAMTMGLTFTASLMRTTRSSMLDCIRQDYVVTARAKGQKERVITYHHVFRNALIPIITAAGSTFGIALCGAVVTEQVFSIPGLGSLMVNAITTRDYPLVRGSVLLLAVSFSLVNLLVDLLYAWFDPRIKAQFTGKSRKKRKTGEETAHE; from the coding sequence ATGCTCCGGTATTTTTTGAAACGGCTTTTGTCGTTGATTCCTGTGCTGATTGGCGTGGCTTTTTTGATTTTTACGATGATGTATTTTACGCCGGGCGATCCGGCGACCGTGGTTCTCGGCGATCAGGCGTCGGCGGAGCAACTCGCCCAATGGCGCGCCGCGCGCGATCTGGACAAGCCGTTTCCGGAGCAATTTGGAAAGTACATGTATCGACTTGTTTTTCGGGGCGATTTTGGCGTCTCCTACAAAACGGGCAGGAACGTTACGGTGTCTTTGCTCGAACGCTTTCCCACGACTTTCCTGCTTGCCATCGCAACCTGCGCCACCGCCATGCTGCTGGGAGTGCTGCTGGGGATTTTGGCCGCCAACCGTCAAAGCACGTGGGTTGACAGCGTTCTTCGCATTTTTGGCATGGCCGGTGTTTCGATGCCCATATTCTGGCTCGGTCTCCTGCTGATCCTGTGGTTTGCGGTGGATTTGAAATGGTTTCCCGTTTCCGGATGGTATGGCCCAAAATATATCGTTTTGCCCGCAATGACCATGGGCCTCACCTTCACCGCCAGCCTCATGCGCACAACGCGTTCGAGTATGCTGGACTGCATTCGGCAGGACTATGTCGTCACCGCCCGCGCCAAAGGTCAGAAGGAGCGCGTCATCACCTATCATCATGTTTTTCGGAACGCGCTCATTCCCATCATCACCGCCGCGGGCAGCACATTCGGCATTGCGCTCTGCGGCGCCGTGGTCACCGAACAGGTGTTTTCCATCCCCGGGCTGGGAAGTCTTATGGTAAATGCCATCACTACGCGCGATTATCCGCTGGTGCGCGGCAGCGTCCTTCTTCTGGCTGTGAGTTTCAGTTTGGTCAACCTGCTGGTCGATCTTCTTTATGCCTGGTTTGACCCTCGCATCAAGGCGCAGTTTACCGGAAAATCCCGGAAAAAGAGAAAGACCGGAGAGGAAACCGCACATGAATAG
- a CDS encoding ABC transporter permease: MNRETIRIKRRSMFGEVMGRYLRKPIAVFGMVVLASVIILCLMAPVIAPYNYDAQDITRKFTAPCREFLCGTDNLGRDIFSRLLYGGRISLMVGFFSASVAAAVGVVLGAVAAFYGRRTDNTIMRILDVFMALPQTLLAIAISAMIGTGIKGAVIAVTVATIPRYAQAVRGPILSIRNQEFVEAAFAIDARDSRIILRHILPNVLSPIIVQVTMGVGNAITMAASLSFLGLGVQPPFPEWGAMLSAARVYILDHAYMVTFPGIAIALVVLALNLMGDGLRDAMDPRWKD, encoded by the coding sequence ATGAATAGGGAAACGATCCGTATAAAACGGAGGAGCATGTTTGGCGAGGTCATGGGGCGTTATCTGCGCAAGCCCATAGCGGTATTCGGCATGGTGGTGCTGGCCTCAGTGATCATACTCTGTCTGATGGCGCCGGTAATCGCTCCCTATAATTATGACGCGCAGGACATCACACGCAAGTTTACGGCGCCCTGCAGAGAGTTCCTGTGCGGAACGGACAACCTTGGCCGCGATATTTTCAGCCGCCTGCTCTACGGCGGACGCATCTCGCTGATGGTCGGCTTCTTTTCGGCATCGGTAGCCGCTGCCGTCGGCGTCGTCCTCGGCGCTGTCGCCGCCTTCTACGGCAGGCGGACCGATAACACAATTATGCGTATTCTCGACGTGTTTATGGCTCTGCCGCAGACGCTTCTTGCCATCGCCATATCCGCCATGATCGGTACCGGCATCAAAGGCGCCGTAATTGCCGTGACCGTCGCGACGATCCCGCGTTACGCACAGGCGGTACGCGGACCGATTCTGTCGATACGGAATCAGGAATTTGTGGAAGCGGCCTTTGCCATTGACGCCAGGGACTCTCGCATTATTTTGCGGCACATTCTGCCCAACGTGCTCAGCCCGATCATCGTGCAGGTAACCATGGGCGTGGGTAACGCCATTACCATGGCCGCCTCCCTGAGCTTCCTCGGTCTTGGCGTGCAGCCGCCGTTTCCGGAGTGGGGAGCCATGCTTTCCGCCGCACGCGTGTATATTCTCGATCATGCTTATATGGTCACGTTCCCGGGAATTGCCATTGCGCTGGTCGTGCTCGCCCTCAACCTCATGGGCGACGGCCTGCGCGACGCCATGGATCCGCGGTGGAAAGACTGA
- a CDS encoding ABC transporter ATP-binding protein encodes MNQSMSENILEIRNLSITYVTKDLGTCYAVNDVSFSLPKGHTLGLVGETGAGKTTIAKGILRLLPKPQGRVTSGTVLFGGEDLYKKSEIAMRSVRGKQISMIFQDPMTALNPIDTVGDQIAEVIRLHSKISRKEAFLRTVEILKMVGIPGERGVEYPHQFSGGMKQRVVIAIALACSPELLIADEPTTALDVTIQAQVLDMMNELREQLGTSMILITHDLGVVAEMCDEVAIIYAGEIVEIGSARDIFKHMAHPYTIGLFESLPDLTSKSRRLKLIPGLMPDPTALPEGCKFAPRCSRRSTACEEAAVQLREISPGHCCRCLQPRRMKEQVS; translated from the coding sequence ATGAATCAATCGATGAGCGAAAACATTTTAGAAATCAGGAATCTGAGCATTACATACGTAACAAAGGACCTCGGTACCTGTTACGCCGTCAATGACGTCAGCTTCTCGCTCCCAAAGGGCCATACGCTCGGCCTCGTCGGTGAAACGGGCGCGGGTAAAACGACCATTGCCAAAGGAATTCTCAGGCTTTTGCCGAAGCCTCAGGGGCGCGTGACGAGCGGCACCGTGCTGTTCGGCGGAGAGGATCTGTATAAAAAGAGCGAAATCGCCATGCGGAGCGTCCGCGGCAAACAGATTTCCATGATATTCCAGGATCCCATGACCGCGCTGAACCCGATCGACACCGTCGGAGACCAGATCGCCGAGGTCATTCGTCTGCATTCGAAAATCAGCAGGAAGGAAGCGTTTCTCCGCACGGTGGAAATTCTCAAAATGGTGGGCATTCCCGGAGAACGCGGCGTCGAATACCCCCATCAGTTCTCAGGGGGCATGAAACAACGCGTGGTCATCGCCATAGCCCTTGCCTGTTCTCCCGAGCTGCTGATCGCGGACGAGCCCACCACGGCGCTTGACGTGACGATTCAGGCGCAGGTGCTGGACATGATGAACGAACTCAGGGAACAGCTCGGAACCTCCATGATCCTGATCACCCACGATCTTGGCGTCGTCGCGGAGATGTGCGACGAGGTCGCGATCATCTACGCGGGCGAAATCGTTGAAATTGGCAGCGCGCGCGACATCTTCAAACATATGGCGCATCCCTATACAATCGGGTTGTTCGAATCGTTGCCCGACCTGACGTCCAAAAGCAGGCGCCTGAAGCTGATTCCCGGCCTTATGCCCGACCCGACGGCTCTTCCGGAGGGCTGCAAATTTGCGCCGCGCTGTTCCCGCCGCTCGACGGCCTGCGAAGAGGCGGCGGTTCAGCTGAGGGAAATATCGCCCGGACACTGTTGCCGTTGTCTGCAGCCACGGCGCATGAAGGAGCAGGTATCTTGA
- a CDS encoding ATP-binding cassette domain-containing protein, whose product MSIILEVKNLKKYFKVNAGFLHAVDGVSFQIEEGQTLGVVGESGCGKSTLGRVVLHLLDNTDGQILYRGEDITNVSRTKLSELRREMQIIFQDPFSSLNPRMTVFQTIAEPMQIAGGCTRAQIEERVSEMMDIVGLSRRFVNTYPHELDGGRRQRIGIARALVLNPKFVVCDEPVSALDVSIQAQVLNLMLDIQESIGLTYIFITHDLSVVKYISNDIMVMYLGQVVEKAPSEELFLHRYHPYTRALIAAVPVPDTDRKRERIRLRGEVTSPVNPKPGCRFAARCTDAKPDCFVNDPKMEEITPKHFVRCHCVREISQGV is encoded by the coding sequence TTGAGTATCATACTCGAAGTGAAGAACCTGAAAAAGTATTTTAAGGTGAACGCGGGCTTTCTGCACGCGGTGGACGGCGTGAGTTTTCAGATTGAGGAAGGGCAGACGCTGGGCGTGGTCGGAGAATCCGGCTGCGGTAAATCCACGCTGGGCCGTGTGGTGCTGCACCTGCTGGACAACACCGACGGACAGATCCTGTACCGCGGCGAGGACATCACGAACGTCAGCCGTACAAAACTTTCTGAACTGCGGCGAGAAATGCAGATCATTTTTCAGGATCCTTTTTCTTCGCTGAACCCGCGCATGACGGTGTTTCAGACTATTGCGGAGCCCATGCAGATAGCGGGCGGCTGTACGCGGGCACAGATCGAGGAACGCGTCTCCGAAATGATGGACATCGTTGGATTGTCCAGGCGTTTTGTCAACACCTACCCCCATGAACTGGACGGCGGACGCCGCCAGCGTATCGGGATTGCCCGCGCGCTGGTGCTGAATCCGAAATTCGTGGTTTGTGACGAACCCGTCTCAGCGCTGGACGTGTCCATTCAGGCGCAGGTACTCAATCTGATGCTTGATATTCAGGAAAGCATCGGCCTGACCTATATCTTCATAACGCACGATCTGTCTGTGGTCAAATATATCAGCAACGACATCATGGTCATGTATCTTGGCCAGGTGGTTGAAAAAGCCCCGTCGGAAGAGCTGTTTCTGCATCGTTACCATCCTTATACGCGCGCGCTGATCGCGGCGGTCCCCGTACCGGACACAGACCGCAAGCGTGAGCGCATCCGGCTCAGAGGAGAGGTGACTTCCCCCGTAAACCCGAAGCCCGGCTGCCGCTTTGCCGCGAGATGCACGGACGCGAAACCCGACTGCTTTGTGAACGACCCGAAGATGGAGGAGATCACACCAAAGCATTTCGTGCGCTGCCACTGTGTTCGGGAGATCAGCCAGGGAGTATGA
- a CDS encoding anthranilate synthase component I family protein encodes MERLLQQTFEPGKNEWKPLRLLGGFSSIHQKDAYIEMVEKAKRRIRQGDVAQIVLTNGKKARAEGNLIDTFDILRKTDPTRYMCYFSSEDVEAAMASPEPIARLQGGTVMTERLAGSCARGATPEEDRAREEALRADPKAVDEHNMLVDDSRNEFGYISKIGTVAVSGYLNVVRCSRVMHLATTVTGTLKEGMTALDVIGAIVPSGAVSGAPKIRSCEVINEIERERRGIYGAAFGYTGLDGDADFFVFIRSAFLKDGELVVRAGGGIVIDSVPEEEYNECMLKAEAVLGAIRLATEGKENDSPDRQL; translated from the coding sequence ATGGAACGTCTCCTCCAGCAGACGTTTGAGCCAGGTAAAAACGAATGGAAACCGCTGCGTCTGCTGGGCGGATTTTCCAGCATCCATCAAAAAGACGCTTATATTGAAATGGTGGAAAAAGCGAAGCGCCGCATTCGTCAGGGCGACGTGGCGCAGATCGTGCTTACGAATGGGAAAAAGGCCAGAGCGGAAGGAAATCTGATCGATACGTTTGATATCCTCCGGAAAACGGATCCAACCCGATACATGTGCTACTTCTCCTCGGAGGATGTGGAAGCCGCCATGGCGTCGCCCGAGCCGATCGCAAGACTGCAGGGCGGGACGGTCATGACGGAGCGTTTGGCCGGAAGCTGTGCCAGAGGCGCCACTCCTGAAGAGGACAGGGCGCGGGAGGAGGCGCTGCGAGCCGACCCGAAAGCGGTGGATGAACACAATATGCTGGTGGACGATTCAAGAAATGAATTTGGATATATAAGCAAAATCGGTACCGTTGCCGTCAGTGGGTATCTGAACGTCGTCCGCTGCTCGCGGGTCATGCATTTGGCCACAACCGTAACGGGAACGTTGAAAGAGGGCATGACCGCATTGGACGTTATCGGCGCGATCGTGCCCTCCGGTGCCGTTTCCGGCGCTCCGAAAATCCGGTCCTGCGAGGTCATCAACGAAATCGAGCGGGAACGCAGAGGAATATACGGAGCCGCGTTTGGTTACACAGGTTTGGATGGAGACGCGGACTTTTTCGTCTTTATCCGGTCGGCCTTCCTGAAGGATGGAGAACTCGTCGTGAGGGCCGGCGGGGGCATTGTCATCGACAGCGTGCCGGAAGAGGAATATAACGAATGCATGCTCAAAGCGGAAGCCGTACTTGGCGCCATCAGGCTTGCGACGGAGGGAAAAGAGAATGATTCTCCTGATCGACAATTATGA
- a CDS encoding aminodeoxychorismate/anthranilate synthase component II, with amino-acid sequence MILLIDNYDGCANNIYQLAGQVNSDIRIVRNDRLEMEDIQRMAPSHIIISGGSAAPEMAGNGMDTVRTFAGRIPILGICLGYRIICAVYGGKCTQMEKIMQGKRSLVKTEHASDLFNGVPDAFYAGFYHSWTVLEKDIPESFHIIARSEDDVVGIAHGTLAIFGLQFHPESFLSEYGEVILRNFLQMRPNGQPDSGCGVDDFKFPASS; translated from the coding sequence ATGATTCTCCTGATCGACAATTATGACGGCTGTGCAAATAATATTTATCAACTGGCTGGACAGGTAAATTCAGATATTCGAATTGTCCGAAATGATCGACTGGAAATGGAAGATATTCAGAGGATGGCCCCTTCCCATATCATCATCTCCGGAGGAAGCGCCGCACCGGAAATGGCCGGAAACGGGATGGATACTGTAAGAACTTTTGCCGGGCGGATTCCGATTCTGGGAATTTGTCTGGGCTATCGAATCATCTGCGCCGTTTACGGCGGTAAATGCACTCAAATGGAAAAAATTATGCAGGGAAAACGCTCTTTGGTCAAAACAGAACATGCATCCGACCTCTTTAACGGAGTGCCAGACGCCTTTTATGCCGGATTTTATCATTCCTGGACCGTTTTGGAAAAAGACATTCCTGAAAGCTTCCACATCATCGCCAGAAGCGAAGACGACGTCGTTGGAATTGCGCATGGAACATTGGCCATTTTCGGATTGCAGTTCCATCCGGAATCCTTTCTCTCCGAGTATGGAGAAGTAATTTTGCGAAATTTTTTGCAGATGCGCCCAAACGGACAGCCTGACTCCGGCTGCGGAGTCGATGACTTCAAATTTCCGGCTTCATCTTGA